The genome window CCCAAATAAAAAAAGTTGTACCCCATTGTGACCAGATGTCTCAGCTGCGCTTATGCTCGTTTTTTGCACATGTTCGTTACTGATTTTTTGGTCCAATCGCCTCCTGCAACAGCCTTCCTGTTGCCTTATTACTAATGGATGTAGTGGGTGACAAAGTAAGTTTGAGCCTAAGCACCCTTCattgtgtgtatatgtatgtatatgctTGTGTGTGCACTACTTGACTGATGGCTGACTTATTAATGCTTGACATCTTGTTTATAAAGTAAGCTTATATATTGATGCCATTCCTTATAGGTTGGTGATCCGGTTCAGAAGGTTGCAATAAAGGGGATATAGTTGACTTATAAATTTTGAAATTAGAAACTTTACCATTGAAATAAAGGGGATATAGTTTGTTCATATTCATCAACAGACTCGTAAGTTATAAACTTTACCGTTTTGTGATATTCATTCGTAGGTTTTGGTTGTTGGAGGTGGAGATGGTGGCGTCTTGCGTGAAGTAGCTCGCCATTCTTCTGTTGAGCACGTTGATATTTGTGAGATCGATAAGATGGTCGTTCATGTGAGTAATCATGATGTTAGAAATTTTGAAAGGTCTTTTATTTAAAAGGGTTGTACCATAAAAATACCAACATACTTTTTCCTTCTACACGAGAAAAGTCCCTTAACTAAAAAATGGTTGCATGATGTCTACATATATGCTGAGTTTGCAAGTTACCAACATTTACCCTTCATTTCAGAAGTTTGTATACATTATTAATATGCTTACAATATTTGTAAGCACTTGTGAACTTAGAAATAGATATGTCATGTGTGATTGGAAAGGTTATTCGACTAAGAACTGATGTAATTTTGCTGGGCAGAGACGCCTATGGTTTTGCAATTAGACCTCAGCATGTACAAAGATACCGTGAATATGCAAATATCTACAGGGTTCTTGCTTTTTTAAAACAGAACCCGCTGATCTTTAATGTTTAACATGGTTTTAGGAGGAAGATGAAGAACGATCGGATAGATGGAAGAACTTTCTAGAACGACAGTCAGAGTGCGTTCAATTGCCTGCAAATGGCTCATCCACACAGGAAAAAAAAAGCAGATTCAGTTGACGGCAGCTCTGATAAGactcaagaaggagatgatggtTTAAAAGAACCCGAAGCTCAAAAGGATGAAGCTTCTTCAAAAATTCATCGGGCCCAAATATGGGCTCAGATTAGGCCATCACTTCGAGCCATCGAAGATATGATGAATGCCCGTGTTAAGAAAAAGATTAATACCACAAAAACAGAGAAAATTACTGGAGCCGAAGACGACTCTGAAGATGAGTTTTATGATCTGGAGAGATCCGAATCCGACCCGATTCCCGAGGTCTTGCCGACTGATGGCGTCAGTGTCCCAACTGACGGCTCACTGGAATCGTCAATTCCATGGAAACAGGAGTTGGAGTTTCTTGTTCAAGGTGGAGTGCCAATGGCGGTGAGGGGAGAGGTACGATATTTGTTATCTGATTACACTTCGGGATTTTGAGTTGATGTGGAAAATTTTCAATTTATGTTATACTGTTGGATTTTAGATATAATTCGCCACTTGTAATCGCAGCTCTGGCAAGCTTTTGTGGGTGTGAAGGCTAGACACGTTAAAAACTATTATGAGAATCTTCTACTTCATGACAGTAAGAATGATAACAGTGTGGACCATCAACGATCAGAAGTAGATGAAGCAAATAATAATAACAGTGTGGACGTCTATTAGGTTTCCTGAGGGCAAAGAAGTAATGGATTTGAGGGTTATgagcatggttgcaaaagtcgttaggcgctccctagtcgatcgaccggggagttgagagtactcggcttAGGTGGAGAGTACacgggagtactcggacatgccaAATTATGAAAAAATTAttttttggaaattaaatatgTTTCAAGTAACAtaaatttaataatatttataacaaaatacgtgaaattgatatccattctttaatatgataggaatataaattgtgttttattttattttaag of Helianthus annuus cultivar XRQ/B chromosome 1, HanXRQr2.0-SUNRISE, whole genome shotgun sequence contains these proteins:
- the LOC110944459 gene encoding uncharacterized protein LOC110944459; translation: MAHPHRKKKADSVDGSSDKTQEGDDGLKEPEAQKDEASSKIHRAQIWAQIRPSLRAIEDMMNARVKKKINTTKTEKITGAEDDSEDEFYDLERSESDPIPEVLPTDGVSVPTDGSLESSIPWKQELEFLVQGGVPMAVRGELWQAFVGVKARHVKNYYENLLLHDSKNDNSVDHQRSEVDEANNNNSVDVY